The following are from one region of the Longimicrobium sp. genome:
- a CDS encoding site-2 protease family protein, producing MDDKLNILLLYLPVLCLAFTFHEFGHAWVALRQGDDTAARLGRVTLDPRSHIDPIGSLLFPALATLGGGIPLLGWAKPVPVDVRKLRNYRTGDILVSLAGVFMNFVLVILFTVALAVFFAVVGGLPADGTVAATVLSFIEAGIQVNLGLIFFNILPIPPLDGSKVLYHYLPTGARESYRQLDQYGFLILWGLLLTGMLDFLWPVVNRIGGVFWGLASLAA from the coding sequence ATGGACGACAAGCTCAACATCCTGCTGCTCTACCTCCCGGTTCTCTGTCTCGCCTTCACGTTTCATGAGTTCGGCCACGCCTGGGTCGCGCTCAGGCAGGGCGACGACACGGCGGCGAGGCTGGGGCGCGTCACGCTGGACCCGCGCTCGCACATCGATCCCATCGGGAGCCTTCTCTTTCCCGCGCTCGCCACGCTGGGGGGCGGGATCCCGCTGCTGGGGTGGGCGAAGCCGGTGCCGGTGGACGTGCGCAAGCTGCGCAACTACCGCACGGGCGACATCCTGGTGTCGCTGGCCGGCGTGTTCATGAACTTCGTGCTGGTGATCCTTTTCACCGTCGCGCTTGCCGTGTTCTTCGCCGTCGTGGGCGGCCTTCCAGCCGACGGCACCGTTGCCGCGACCGTGCTCAGCTTCATCGAAGCCGGCATACAGGTGAACCTGGGGTTGATCTTCTTCAACATCCTTCCCATCCCGCCGCTGGATGGCTCCAAGGTGCTGTACCACTACCTTCCCACAGGTGCCCGCGAGTCGTACCGCCAGCTCGATCAGTACGGGTTCCTGATCCTGTGGGGGCTGCTGCTCACCGGGATGCTGGACTTCCTCTGGCCGGTGGTCAATCGGATCGGGGGGGTCTTCTGGGGCCTCGCGTCGCTGGCGGCATGA
- the scpB gene encoding SMC-Scp complex subunit ScpB: MRASRIVEALLFASESPLSAAELARADEELDEERVEAAVAELRAEYDRQERAFTVFEVGGGFQLLTRPEYAPVLERFDSVPATHRLSGPALETLAIIAYRQPVGRAEVEEIRGVGAGGVLKTLQERGLVDVVGRGEGLGRPLLYGTTTFFLQHFGFRTLDDLPRPEELPVVLARREPGAGPDAEAPPG, from the coding sequence GTGAGGGCGAGCCGCATCGTGGAAGCGCTCCTCTTCGCCAGCGAGTCTCCGCTGAGCGCGGCGGAGCTGGCGCGGGCGGACGAGGAGCTGGACGAGGAGCGCGTGGAGGCCGCCGTCGCCGAGCTGCGCGCGGAGTACGACCGGCAGGAGCGCGCCTTCACCGTGTTCGAGGTGGGGGGCGGATTCCAGCTCCTCACGCGCCCCGAGTACGCGCCGGTGCTGGAGCGCTTCGACTCGGTGCCGGCCACGCACCGCCTGAGCGGCCCGGCGCTGGAGACGCTCGCCATCATCGCGTACCGCCAGCCGGTGGGGCGCGCCGAGGTGGAGGAGATCCGCGGGGTGGGCGCGGGCGGCGTGCTCAAGACGCTGCAGGAGCGCGGTCTGGTGGACGTGGTGGGGCGCGGCGAAGGGCTGGGCCGTCCCCTGCTGTACGGTACGACGACGTTTTTCCTTCAACACTTCGGGTTCCGCACGCTGGACGACCTTCCGAGACCGGAGGAGCTTCCGGTGGTGCTGGCCCGCCGAGAACCTGGAGCAGGTCCCGATGCCGAAGCCCCCCCGGGGTGA
- the rpsT gene encoding 30S ribosomal protein S20 has translation MPNVKSAEKRMRTSALRNERNRAFRSKLRTALKKVRAADTADTGNEAFREAASLLDRAAHRRIIHPNKAARAKSRILARLSKLAA, from the coding sequence TTGCCCAACGTCAAGTCCGCCGAGAAGAGGATGCGGACCAGCGCGCTCCGCAACGAGCGTAACCGCGCGTTCCGCTCCAAGCTTCGCACTGCCCTGAAGAAGGTCCGCGCCGCCGACACTGCCGACACCGGCAACGAAGCGTTCCGCGAGGCTGCCTCGCTGCTGGATCGTGCCGCCCACAGGCGGATCATCCACCCGAACAAGGCCGCCCGCGCGAAGTCGCGCATCCTGGCGCGCCTGAGCAAGCTGGCCGCCTAA
- a CDS encoding segregation/condensation protein A: MTAAAESAVRGPFEIDLERFSGPLDLLLHLIRNQDVDIFDIPIARITQQFLDAIRTLERWELERAGEFLEMAATLVRIKAQMLFPRRADDEEGEDPRADLVRRLLEYEHFREAARLLEQAERDRSRLFARGFVEVRSAPRLADLPLDTSWDEVWSAALRMAERLGADEPVHTVRGREVKIEDKMDEIAAALHHSRRVEFAQLVMPWGTRIHAVASLLACLEMAKRSMVRVRQAAPFASLWIYRGRPREG, from the coding sequence ATGACGGCCGCGGCGGAGTCGGCGGTCCGGGGTCCGTTCGAGATCGACCTGGAGCGCTTCTCCGGGCCGCTGGACCTGCTGCTGCACCTGATCCGCAACCAGGACGTCGACATCTTCGACATCCCCATCGCGCGGATCACGCAGCAGTTTCTGGACGCCATCCGCACGCTGGAGCGGTGGGAGCTGGAGAGGGCCGGGGAGTTCCTGGAGATGGCGGCGACGCTGGTGAGGATCAAGGCGCAGATGCTCTTTCCCCGCCGCGCGGACGACGAGGAGGGGGAGGACCCCCGCGCCGACCTGGTGCGGCGCCTGCTGGAGTACGAGCACTTCCGCGAGGCCGCGCGCCTCCTGGAGCAGGCCGAGCGCGACCGCAGCCGTCTCTTCGCCCGCGGCTTCGTGGAGGTGCGGTCCGCGCCGCGGCTGGCCGACCTGCCGCTGGACACGTCGTGGGACGAGGTGTGGAGCGCCGCCCTGCGCATGGCCGAGCGCCTGGGCGCCGACGAGCCGGTGCACACCGTGCGCGGCCGCGAGGTGAAGATCGAGGACAAGATGGACGAGATCGCCGCCGCCCTCCACCACTCGCGCCGCGTGGAGTTCGCGCAGCTGGTGATGCCTTGGGGGACGCGCATCCACGCGGTGGCGTCGCTGCTGGCGTGCCTGGAGATGGCGAAGCGGTCGATGGTGCGCGTGCGCCAGGCGGCGCCCTTTGCATCGCTCTGGATCTACCGGGGCCGCCCGCGAGAAGGGTAG